A region from the Linepithema humile isolate Giens D197 chromosome 1, Lhum_UNIL_v1.0, whole genome shotgun sequence genome encodes:
- the LOC136997126 gene encoding uncharacterized protein, with protein sequence MPESRCIVDLSFMWNEIHRVFDDHARGIECQFKDWKLVNSRRRGLLTQLFFKCQMCNYEANIWSEPSEPNKLDLNKAAVATTITIGNGYAQLEEFCAGINIPCMSEKTYIKYRENVVDDFQKIAMESMKMAGELEKQLALERNETINGIPYITVVADGSWMKRSYGNTYDSLSGVGAIIGYRTRKVLFIGIRNKFCTVCDMAERIGHEPHSHKCYKNFDRNASSTRMESDAIAEGFKNSLEMHGLIYRTVIADGDSSVYQSIKNNAPYREQKVTVRKIECSNHLLRNLSKKLKTVAETAQPKQHRKRGFVQLRKVVGNNILKIRKEVVEAATLRREENIPHHSKATELQKDILNIPSHIFGEHKRCKERGRICEENREKMQNYVPYLKFHGLYQKIESAVTYLSAYSDSLLLNLTNNPAESFNSIICKTIGGKRINFGLRGSYNARIAGAVVQYNTEQVLTQMYENMCKNVPPVVENLEKRRQIKISRTKESREMHGRSKKFKREPGTDCYYGPQSQKPDLPPNVYQQLEENHMEKLAENAEKRQEIELETRGQSDCELWHSLRREMLTASNFGTVCRMRPTTSCAATVKSILYPPHIDTVAMKYGREKEEIARIELAAKLNKKIALCGLFIDYENPCLGASPDGLIDEDGLVEIKCPPSAENLTADEAVQTLPQLKGIFDKKNIDKMNRNHRFFYQVQGQLNITQRNYCIFVIWTPKSLKTVRVNRDNVFWEKEMVPILTRFYYECILPEILDSRHNRHMPIRNPQYIVDAQEKASIIKRKLVTN encoded by the coding sequence ATGCCCGAAAGTCGTTGCATTGTCGACCTTTCTTTTATGTGGAATGAGATCCACAGAGTATTTGATGATCATGCACGAGGAATTGAGTGCCAATTTAAAGATTGGAAACTCGTAAATTCCCGTCGCCGTGGATTACTAACGCAGTTGTTCTTCAAGTGCCAAATGTGCAACTATGAAGCCAACATATGGTCAGAACCTTCAGAACCTAATAAACTGGATCTCAATAAAGCTGCTGTAGCTACAACTATAACAATTGGGAATGGTTATGCCCAACTGGAAGAATTCTGTGCGGGTATAAATATCCCTTGTATGTCTGAAAAGACTTATATCAAATATCGAGAAAATGTAGTcgatgattttcaaaaaatagcCATGGAAAGTATGAAAATGGCAGGCGAACTCGAAAAACAACTTGCTCTCGAGAGGAATGAAACTATAAATGGCATTCCGTATATAACCGTTGTAGCGGATGGTAGTTGGATGAAGAGATCATATGGCAACACCTATGATTCACTGTCTGGTGTTGGTGCCATAATTGGATATCGCACAAGGAAAGTTCTCTTTATTGGCATccgcaataaattttgtacggTGTGTGATATGGCGGAGCGAATCGGTCATGAGCCACATAGCCataaatgctataaaaattttgaccgCAACGCTAGCTCTACAAGAATGGAAAGCGACGCCATTGCAGAAGGTTTTAAAAATAGCCTTGAAATGCATGGACTGATCTATAGAACTGTTATTGCTGATGGCGACAGCAGCGTATATCAgtccattaaaaataatgcgcCATATCGCGAACAAAAAGTGACTGTACGAAAAATAGAATGCAGCAATCATTTGCTTCGCAACTTGTCCAAAAAGCTGAAAACTGTTGCAGAGACAGCACAGCCAAAACAGCATAGAAAACGTGGCTTTGTACAGCTACGAAAAGTTGTAGGaaacaacattttaaaaatacggaAAGAAGTGGTAGAGGCAGCCACTTTACGAAGGGAAGAAAATATACCTCATCATAGCAAGGCTACGgaattacaaaaagatattttgaacatTCCTAGCCATATTTTTGGTGAGCATAAAAGATGCAAAGAACGCGGCCGTATATGCGAAGAAAACCGtgagaaaatgcaaaattatgtgccgtatttgaaatttcacgGTTTATATCAGAAAATTGAAAGTGCTGTTACGTACTTGAGCGCTTATTCCGATAGTTTgttgttaaatttaacaaacaatCCTGCAGAATcgtttaattcaataatctgcaaaacaatAGGTGGAAAGCGCATAAATTTCGGCCTACGTGGTTCTTACAATGCTAGAATTGCGGGAGCTGTTGTGCAGTATAATACTGAACAAGTTCTTACGCAAATGTATGAAAACATGTGTAAGAATGTCCCTCCAGTCGTTGAGAATTTAGAAAAGCgacgacaaataaaaatttcgagaaCCAAAGAATCTCGAGAAATGCATGGCAgatcaaaaaaattcaaacgaGAGCCAGGAACAGATTGTTATTATGGCCCGCAATCACAAAAGCCAGATCTTCCGCCTAACGTTTATCaacaattagaagaaaatCATATGGAAAAGTTAGCGGAAAATGCGGAAAAGAGGCAAGAAATAGAATTAGAGACAAGAGGCCAAAGTGATTGTGAACTATGGCATTCATTGAGACGTGAAATGCTAACAGCATCCAATTTTGGAACCGTATGTCGCATGAGACCAACAACGTCTTGTGCAGCAACTGTAAAAAGCATTTTGTATCCTCCACACATTGACACTGTAGCCATGAAATATGGTCGCGAGAAAGAGGAAATCGCCAGAATAGAATTAGctgcaaaattgaataaaaaaattgcactatGCGGATTGTTCATTGATTATGAAAATCCATGCTTGGGTGCTTCTCCCGATGGACTTATCGATGAAGATGGACTGGTGGAGATTAAATGTCCTCCATCAGCTGAAAATTTAACAGCTGATGAAGCTGTACAAACATTGCCTCAATTAAAAGgcatatttgacaaaaaaaatattgataaaatgaaTCGAAATCATCGATTCTTTTATCAAGTTCAGGGGCAGTTGAACATAACGCAAcgcaattattgcattttcgtTATATGGACCccaaaaagtttaaaaaccGTGCGTGTTAATAGAGACAATGTCTTTTGGGAAAAAGAAATGGTACCTATCTTAACACGCTTCTATTACGAGTGTATATTGCCAGAAATCTTAGACAGTCGGCATAACAGACATATGCCTATTAGAAATCCACAATATATTGTGGATGCTCAAGAAAAAGcatctattataaaaagaaagttagtCACAAATTAA
- the LOC137001570 gene encoding uncharacterized protein produces the protein MKKERDLTVRAANIKTTGEFLPWDYECNEYLDSLKEQCRKRQRTGVVNSLVAQIARLEGVRDALHERFVPVGAGYGGYEKKGYTWKEIETAFRNRVLTGVVVNQNYIDPHEFLKNVRNMVIERIQGVMVEHNSVKINTAPSPPKIASCFPHPINEWYTRHVEDDILAALEEFQERDSGWALSRILNLTVNVNKFNPLHAGCHIELSRKIMLKRAVVNVQSTDNACFAWAVVAALYPAEKHPERTIEYPHYSTVLNLCDIEFPVTLSQISKFEKLNAISVNVFTTQDSKIVPLRLADDKKEKHVNLLYVRKNNDAHFACIKNLPRLVSSQLSMHKCKKYICDRCLHYFYTREKLSVHSVDCGKMNDCAVVLPSEDDKWLTFRNYNRKERVPFVVYADLECTLEKKEDQEGTTYAYQHHRAFSVGYYVSCAYDNSLSSYKSYRGEDCTAWFVNELHDLTHRVKAIRTTVVPMADLTREESEEFRSAVTCHVCEKPLTADDTRVRDHCHLTGRYRGAAHSSCNLNYIDSDVIPVIFHNLSGYDAHFIIKDVANAFEGNVELLPLTKERYISFTKNVKDTMDQKSKLCIKLRSLTGETVSESDYAHATNVWQTFSIKDLGQYSDLYLKTDVLL, from the exons ATGAAGAAGGAGCGCGATCTTACCGTACGAGCAGCGAATATTAAAACGACGGGAGAGTTCCTTCCATGGGACTACGAGTGCAACGAGTACCTCGATTCTCTCAAGGAACAATGTCGCAAGAGGCAACGCACCGGAGTAGTCAACTCTCTGGTGGCGCAAATTGCGCGTCTGGAGGGTGTGAGGGACGCCCTGCACGAGCGTTTCGTGCCCGTCGGTGCCGGATACGGTGGATACGAGAAAAAGGGCTACACGTGGAAGGAGATCGAGACGGCGTTTAGGAACCGTGTGCTGACGGGTGTGGTTGTCAATCAAAACTATATAGATCCACACgagtttttgaaaaacgtgagAAATATGGTTATCGAGCGGATCCAGGGCGTCATGGTGGAACACAACAGCGTCAAGATTAACACCGC ACCATCGCCACCAAAAATTGCGAGTTGTTTCCCACATCCGATCAACGAGTGGTACACGCGGCACGTGGAGGATGATATTCTGGCGGCTCTGGAGGAATTTCAGGAACGCGATAGCGGATGGGCGTTGTCGCGTATCCTGAATCTCACCGTCAATGTGAACAAGTTCAATCCTCTGCACGCGGGATGCCACATCGAGTTATCGCGgaaaattatgctaaaaagAGCGGTGGTCAACGTGCAATCGACGGACAATGCGTGTTTCGCGTGGGCAGTCGTCGCCGCTCTATATCCAGCGGAAAAACATCCGGAAAGAACGATAGAATACCCACATTACTCGACGGTGCTGAATCTGTGCGACATCGAGTTCCCCGTGACGCTGTCACAAATATCAAAGTTCGAGAAACTAAACGCCATCTCCGTCAACGTCTTTACCACCCAAGACTCCAAAATCGTCCCTCTGCGGCTCGCCGACGACAAAAAGGAGAAGCACGTCAACCTGCTATACGTGCGTAAAAACAACGATGCACACTTTGCGTGCATAAAGAACCTGCCGCGGTTGGTGAGCTCACAACTGAGCATgcacaaatgtaaaaagtacatttgcgatcg gtgTCTACACTACTTTTATACACGGGAGAAGTTGTCAGTCCACAGCGTCGACTGCGGGAAAATGAACGACTGCGCCGTCGTTCTCCCCAGCGAGGACGACAAGTGGCTGACGTTCCGGAATTACAATCGGAAGGAGCGGGTTCCGTTTGTAGTGTACGCCGATCTCGAATGTACGCTCGAGAAAAAGGAGGATCAGGAGGGTACTACTTACGCCTACCAACATCACAGAGCCTTTAGCGTAGGATATTATGTAAGTTGCGCTTACGATAATTCGCTCTCTAGTTATAAGTCATATCGCGGTGAGGATTGCACAGCGTGGTTCGTCAACGAACTGCACGATTTGACGCACCGCGTGAAAGCGATCCGCACCACCGTCGTCCCCATGGCGGATCTTACGCGGGAGGAATCGGAGGAATTCCGTAGCGCCGTAACGTGTCACGTGTGCGAGAAACCCTTAACAGCGGACGACACGCGGGTGCGCGATCATTGTCATCTGACCGGGCGTTACCGCGGTgccgcgcactcgtcgtgcAATCTAAATTACATAGACTCCGACGTTATCCcggtgatatttcacaatttatccggttacgacgcgcatttcattattaaagacgTTGCCAATGCTTTCGAAGGCAACGTCGAATTGTTACCGCTGACGAAAGAGCGttacatttcatttacaaaaaatgttaaagataccatggatcaaaaatcaaaattgtgtataaaattacg ctcgctcaccggagaaacggtatccgagagcgattacgcgcacgcgacaaacgTCTGGCAAACTTTTTCGATCAAAGATCTAGGCCAATACAgcgatttgtatttgaaaacagacgttcttttgtag
- the LOC137001607 gene encoding uncharacterized protein, translating to MSIKSYGLDPAHYYTLPGYTWDAMLKYTRVKFELLTDIDMVLFVERGIRGGLSQCSNRYAAANNKYMPSYDPSEPSSYLMYYDVNNLYGWAMCQPLPYAKFRWVDDVASFDVMSVASDSATGYVLEVDLEYPVNLHDAHADLPFCPTCDKPPGKRELKLLATLYDKQRYVIHYRNLQQCVRHGLRIAKIHRVLQFAQSPWLRGYIELNTQFRTRAKNDFEKNLYKLMNNAVFGKTMENVRNHTDVRLVTQWDGRYGAEAMIAKPNFHSRSVFSEDLIAVELRKLEVKFDKPIYVGMCILDISKTCLYEFHYEYMAPLYRDNCKIMYTDTDSLIYFLHCEDAYRDMKRDISKFDTSDYSEDNAYGMPRANKKVPGLMKDENNGAIMTEFVGLRAKMYALRVTGQKDTKKIKGVKKSVVARTITFDDYTRCLNAEIELTRRQSCIRSKMHEVYTVSESKFALSPYDDKRHVVSGSTDTLPWGHREIHL from the coding sequence atgTCTATAAAGAGTTACGGTTTAGATCCCGCTCATTATTACACTCTACCGGGATACACGTGGGACGCTATGTTGAAGTACACGCGTGTAAAATTCGAGTTGCTCACGGACATCGATATGGTACTGTTTGTCGAGCGCGGTATACGCGGTGGTCTCAGCCAATGCTCCAACCGATACGCCGCCGCCAACAACAAATACATGCCATCCTACGACCCATCGGAACCGTCATCGTACCTAATGTACTATGATGTAAACAATTTGTACGGGTGGGCGATGTGTCAACCGTTGCCCTACGCCAAATTTCGATGGGTCGATGATGTCGCGAGCTTTGACGTAATGTCCGTTGCATCCGATTCGGCTACCGGTTACGTGCTGGAAGTCGATCTCGAGTATCCAGTGAATCTTCACGACGCGCACGCCGACCTGCCGTTCTGCCCGACGTGCGATAAGCCGCCTGGCAAGCGGGAGCTCAAGTTACTCGCAACGCTGTACGATAAGCAGCGTTATGTCATCCACTATCGTAATCTGCAACAATGCGTGCGACATGGTCTgcgaattgcaaagattcaccgcgtactgcaattcgcgcaatctccGTGGCTCCGCGGATACATAGAACTGAATACACAGTTTCGGACACGGGcgaaaaatgatttcgaaaaaaatttgtacaaattgatgaacaacgccgttttcggcaaaaccatggagaatgtgcgaaatcaCACGGATGTCCGGCTCGTTACACAGTGGGATGGTCGGTACGGAGCGGAGGCTATGATCGCGAAACCGAATTTCCACAGCCGAAGCGTGTTCTCGGAGGATCTGATCGCCGTAGAGTTGCGAaaactcgaagtgaaattcgacaagccgatctacgtgggtatgtgcatcctcgacatatccaagacctgcttgtacgagtttcactacgagtacatggcgcctctctaccgcgacaattgcaaaattatgtacaccGATACCGACAGTCTGATATACTTTCTGCACTGCGAGGACGCGTATCGGGATATGAAACGTGATATATCCAAATTCGACACGAGCGACTACTCCGAGGACAACGCTTACGGTATGCCGCGCGCCAACAAGAAAGTACCCGGTCTGATGAAAGACGAGAATAACGGCGCGATCATGACGGAATTTGTCGGACTGAGAGCGAAGATGTACGCGTTGAGAGTCACCGGCCAAAAAGACACCAAAAAGATTAAAGGTGTAAAAAAGAGTGTAGTCGCTAGAACGATAACGTTCGACGACTACACTCGGTGCCTCAACGCCGAAATCGAGCTGACGCGGCGTCAATCGTGCATCCGCTCAAAGATGCACGAGGTGTACACCGTGTCGGAGTCGAAGTTCGCGCTCAGTCCGTACGACGATAAGCGGCACGTCGTATCCGGTTCCACCGACACTCTACCATGGGGACATCGCGagatacatttgtaa
- the LOC137001663 gene encoding uncharacterized protein: MSLERRSLVDELHAPARRNFTRRPVVVKGYDDLWQADIVEMRPYLRSNGGYNYILTVIDVLSKPTGKEFYNRDFQNLVKKHGINHYSTYSVMKASVVERLNRTLKNEMWKFFTLAGSYKWIDDLPRLVSEYNGRKHRTIGMRPIDVTPEIAKGLLSTVYSRIKIAAPAKFRVGDPVSVSKFKTVFEKGYTPNWSTEVFKIAAVQRTNPVTYLIKDYRGDPVAGGFYEHELLKTAQPDVYLVEKVLRRKDDKVFVKWLGFDNSHNSWINKDDVL, encoded by the exons ATGAGCCTGGAGAGGAGATCGCTCGTGGACGAGCTCCACGcaccggcgagaagaaactttacgcgtCGGCCAGTCGTCGTGAAAGGATACGATGATTTGTGGCAGGCTGACATTGTCGAGATGAGACCGTACTTGCGATCCAACGGCGGTTACAACTATATTCTAACCGTTATCGATGTGTTGAGCAA accgaccggaaaagaattttacaacagagatttccaaaatcttgtcaagaaacacggcatcaatcattattcgacaTACTCGGTCATGAAGGCTTCGGTGGTGGAACGATTGAATCGCACGTTGAAGAACGAAATGTGGAAGTTTTTCACGCTTGCGGGATCGTACAAGTGGATCGACGATTTACCGCGATTGGTCTCGGAATACAACGGTCGTAAACATCGTACGATCGGTATGCGCccgatcgatgtcactcccGAGATCGCAAAGGGACTCTTGAGCACCGTGTAcagtagaataaaaattgccgcGCCGGCGAAATTCAGGGTGGGTGATCCGGTGAGCGtgagcaaattcaaaactgtattcgagaaaggatacacgccgaattggtcgacggaggtgtttaagatcgctgcggtgcaacgtaccaatcctgtgacgtatctgattaaagattacCGCGGAGATCCGGTCGCGGGAGGCTTTTACGAGCACGAATTGCTCAAGACCGCTCAACccgacgtttatctcgtggagaaggTGTTGCGTCGAAAGGACGACAAGgtgtttgtaaagtggttgggattcgacaattcgcacaactcttggataaataaagacgatgtattgtaa